The Acetivibrio saccincola genome window below encodes:
- the yyaC gene encoding spore protease YyaC has product MLLKPLYKQVYIDTNKSCAFKRFTDACYEIIRDSMKNGYKSIVFVCIGTDRSTGDSLGPLIGYKMRDLNYKNVYIHGNLDEPVHAKNIDRVMEDIFRSYERPFIIAIDACLGRLDHVGLITVGEGPIKPGAGVKKDLAPVGDMYITGIVNFSGFMDYLILQNTRLSVVMKMADMISTGIRYILWKANRDPAFSSVLCKKHTGEK; this is encoded by the coding sequence ATGTTATTAAAGCCACTTTATAAACAGGTTTACATTGATACAAATAAAAGTTGTGCTTTTAAAAGGTTTACAGATGCTTGTTATGAAATTATAAGGGATTCAATGAAAAACGGGTACAAATCCATTGTATTTGTGTGTATTGGCACGGACAGATCAACGGGAGACAGCTTAGGTCCCCTTATTGGCTACAAAATGAGGGATTTAAATTATAAAAATGTCTATATACACGGGAATTTAGATGAGCCGGTACACGCAAAAAATATAGACAGAGTAATGGAGGATATATTTAGAAGCTATGAAAGACCGTTTATCATCGCCATTGATGCATGTCTTGGCAGACTTGACCATGTGGGTTTGATAACAGTGGGGGAAGGTCCTATAAAACCAGGTGCCGGTGTAAAAAAAGATCTTGCACCAGTGGGGGATATGTATATAACCGGAATTGTTAATTTCAGCGGGTTTATGGACTATTTAATTTTGCAAAACACCCGGCTTAGTGTAGTTATGAAAATGGCAGATATGATTTCCACCGGCATAAGGTATATATTGTGGAAGGCTAACAGGGACCCTGCCTTTAGTTCTGTGCTATGCAAAAAGCATACAGGAGAAAAATAA
- the rd gene encoding rubredoxin, which produces MDKYLCTACGYIYDPAEGDPDSGIAPGTPFEDIPDDWVCPVCGVGKDMFEKA; this is translated from the coding sequence ATGGATAAATATCTTTGTACAGCATGCGGATACATATACGACCCTGCAGAAGGAGATCCTGACAGCGGTATTGCACCGGGTACACCTTTTGAGGATATTCCGGATGACTGGGTATGTCCGGTATGTGGTGTTGGAAAGGATATGTTTGAAAAGGCTTAA
- the recR gene encoding recombination mediator RecR, whose protein sequence is MSFYAAPIARLIEEFEKLPGIGHKTAQRLAFYVLNSPKEKAEKLANAIVDAKAKIKYCRVCGNLTDLDLCAVCNSQKRDASLICVVEDPRDVVAMERIKEFKGLYHVLHGVISPMDGVGPEDIRIKELLERIQDGSVKEVIVATNPNIEGEATAMYISKLLKPLGIKITRIAHGIPVGGDLEYADEVTLSKALEGRREI, encoded by the coding sequence ATGAGTTTTTATGCAGCACCAATTGCCAGACTTATAGAAGAATTTGAGAAGCTTCCTGGCATAGGTCACAAAACTGCACAAAGATTGGCTTTTTATGTTTTAAATTCGCCAAAGGAAAAGGCGGAGAAGCTTGCAAATGCAATTGTTGATGCAAAGGCAAAAATTAAATACTGCCGGGTGTGCGGAAATTTAACGGATTTAGATTTATGTGCTGTTTGCAATTCCCAAAAAAGAGATGCCTCTTTAATTTGTGTAGTGGAAGATCCCAGGGATGTTGTTGCAATGGAGAGAATAAAGGAGTTTAAAGGTCTTTATCATGTGCTCCATGGGGTTATTTCCCCAATGGACGGGGTTGGTCCTGAGGATATCAGGATAAAGGAGCTTTTAGAGAGGATACAGGACGGTTCTGTTAAGGAAGTTATAGTTGCAACAAATCCTAATATTGAAGGGGAAGCAACAGCAATGTATATATCAAAGCTTTTGAAGCCCTTGGGAATTAAGATAACCAGGATTGCCCACGGAATACCTGTGGGGGGCGATTTGGAGTACGCAGATGAGGTTACGCTGTCTAAAGCTTTAGAGGGCAGGCGGGAGATATAA
- a CDS encoding arsenate reductase ArsC translates to MKRKVAFVCVHNSCRSQMAEGWAKKLGSDVLEAYSAGTEKYPEVKPLAVQVMEEAGVDMSDHHPKLLSDIPAEVDILITMGCNVECPYVPCQHIEDWGLTDPSGGPIEDYRKTRDIIKEKVEDLIQRVKNNQI, encoded by the coding sequence ATGAAAAGGAAGGTTGCCTTTGTATGCGTACATAATTCCTGCCGTTCTCAAATGGCAGAAGGTTGGGCAAAGAAGTTGGGAAGTGACGTATTAGAAGCATATTCGGCAGGGACGGAAAAATACCCTGAAGTGAAGCCACTGGCAGTACAGGTAATGGAAGAAGCAGGAGTGGATATGAGTGACCATCATCCGAAACTATTAAGTGATATTCCGGCGGAAGTAGATATATTAATAACGATGGGATGTAATGTAGAATGCCCTTATGTACCATGCCAGCATATAGAAGATTGGGGGCTTACCGACCCATCAGGCGGACCAATAGAGGATTACAGAAAAACAAGAGATATAATTAAGGAAAAAGTCGAGGATTTAATACAGAGAGTAAAGAACAATCAGATTTGA
- a CDS encoding permease: MNILAMIFGWLNDQLLKMRWLSELVRLLVEKVFGLPVSERIGGSIHFFIYDTIKIFILLSLLIFVISYIQSYFPPERTKKILGKIKGIKGNILGALLGTITPFCSCSSIPIFIGFTSAGLPLGITFSFLISSPMVDLASLMLLMSFFGPKIAIAYVVVGLILAVIGGTLIEKFRLEKYVEGYVREIEDVDAEVPEMTRRERISYSKEQVRDIIKRVWLYVLIGVGIGSAIHNWIPQSVIENVIGENNPFAVLLATIVSIPMYADIFGTLPIAEALFAKGVDLGTIMSFMMGVTALSLPSIIMLSKVVKPKLLAIFVSIVAVGIIIIGYLFNAFSYIFV; the protein is encoded by the coding sequence ATGAACATATTAGCCATGATATTCGGTTGGTTAAATGACCAACTATTAAAAATGAGATGGCTTTCAGAATTGGTAAGACTTCTTGTGGAAAAAGTATTTGGTTTACCTGTTAGCGAAAGGATAGGCGGAAGTATTCACTTTTTTATATACGATACAATTAAAATATTTATATTATTATCACTATTAATATTTGTCATATCCTATATCCAGAGTTATTTTCCGCCAGAGAGGACAAAGAAGATTCTCGGAAAGATAAAAGGCATTAAAGGGAATATACTTGGGGCACTGCTTGGTACGATAACTCCCTTTTGCAGTTGCTCCAGTATACCAATTTTTATAGGTTTTACTTCGGCTGGATTGCCTTTAGGCATAACCTTTTCTTTCTTAATATCTTCGCCAATGGTAGATTTGGCATCATTGATGTTGCTAATGTCATTTTTTGGTCCTAAAATTGCTATAGCCTATGTTGTAGTAGGCTTGATTTTGGCGGTTATTGGAGGAACTTTAATAGAAAAGTTTAGACTTGAAAAATATGTAGAAGGATATGTAAGGGAAATCGAAGATGTTGATGCAGAAGTACCTGAAATGACTCGTAGAGAAAGAATATCTTATTCAAAGGAACAGGTTAGAGATATTATCAAAAGGGTTTGGCTATACGTATTAATCGGTGTAGGTATAGGGTCGGCCATTCATAACTGGATTCCCCAGTCAGTCATAGAAAATGTAATTGGAGAAAACAATCCATTTGCAGTGTTGCTTGCTACTATAGTGAGTATTCCAATGTATGCTGATATATTCGGTACTCTGCCAATAGCCGAAGCGTTATTTGCAAAAGGAGTGGACTTGGGGACTATAATGTCATTTATGATGGGGGTAACGGCCCTGTCCCTGCCTTCAATAATTATGCTCAGCAAAGTAGTAAAGCCTAAACTTTTAGCAATCTTTGTATCCATTGTAGCAGTAGGAATTATTATCATTGGATATTTATTTAATGCTTTCTCATATATTTTTGTGTAA
- a CDS encoding PF20097 family protein: protein MICPYCGKEMRYGVIQSQNEISWKPKKGKFFATAQFSKEAIILSEFSFLKGSCVEAYCCDDCRKIVIDYSGGDLSE, encoded by the coding sequence ATGATATGTCCTTACTGTGGTAAAGAAATGAGATACGGAGTAATTCAGAGCCAAAATGAAATTAGTTGGAAACCTAAAAAAGGAAAGTTTTTTGCAACTGCTCAATTTAGTAAGGAAGCAATTATTCTGTCTGAGTTTTCTTTTCTAAAAGGTTCATGTGTTGAAGCATATTGCTGTGATGATTGTAGAAAAATTGTTATAGATTATAGCGGTGGGGATTTATCAGAATAA
- a CDS encoding thioredoxin family protein, whose translation MVIKVLGSGCCNCKKLEANVREAVKELGLEATIEKVEDFKDIMAYGVMRTPALVVDEQVKIMGRVPSVEDIKRYL comes from the coding sequence ATGGTAATTAAAGTTTTGGGTTCAGGATGTTGTAATTGCAAGAAATTAGAGGCTAATGTCAGAGAGGCTGTAAAGGAACTGGGACTTGAAGCCACTATTGAAAAAGTAGAGGATTTTAAGGACATTATGGCATATGGTGTAATGAGAACACCTGCACTTGTAGTAGATGAACAGGTAAAGATTATGGGAAGAGTTCCGTCGGTAGAGGATATTAAAAGATATTTATAA
- a CDS encoding DUF2703 domain-containing protein: MGCCETQRNNTCCSTSCGCEEQNYEEEKKKIIIDFLFLDLSICTRCQGTESSLEEAIKDVAKVLELAGIEVVVNKIHIDSKEKAIQYRFESSPTIRINGNDIQLEMRESLCESCGDLCGDEVDCRVWVYKGKEYNVPPKAMIIDAILREVYSDKKAQLNNRVGKEAYQLPENLRRFFESIEKNKNCE, from the coding sequence ATGGGATGTTGTGAAACTCAAAGAAATAATACATGCTGTAGTACGAGTTGCGGGTGTGAAGAGCAAAATTATGAAGAAGAAAAGAAAAAAATAATAATTGATTTTTTGTTTTTAGATTTAAGTATATGTACAAGATGCCAGGGCACGGAGAGCAGTCTTGAAGAAGCCATTAAGGACGTTGCTAAAGTGCTTGAATTAGCGGGCATAGAAGTTGTTGTAAATAAAATTCATATTGATAGTAAGGAAAAGGCCATACAGTATAGATTTGAGAGTTCACCTACTATCCGTATTAATGGAAATGATATACAACTGGAAATGAGAGAATCACTTTGTGAATCATGTGGCGATTTGTGCGGGGATGAAGTGGACTGCCGTGTGTGGGTGTACAAAGGTAAAGAATATAATGTTCCTCCAAAAGCAATGATAATTGATGCCATACTTCGTGAAGTATATAGTGACAAAAAAGCACAGTTAAATAATAGAGTTGGTAAGGAAGCATATCAATTACCGGAAAATTTACGTCGATTTTTTGAATCGATTGAGAAAAATAAGAATTGTGAATAA
- a CDS encoding Mrp/NBP35 family ATP-binding protein, which produces MPNCGNCPTKGNCKNQGNCMIENNPYNFVKKIIGVMSGKGGVGKSTISALIAEELNKKGYKVGILDADITGPSIPRLLKVKDKKAQSNELGIIPVTNENGIKVMSLNLLMEDEEQPVIWRGPLIAGMVKQFWTNVLWGDLDYLVIDMPPGTGDVALTVMQSIPINGIVMVSVPQDLVSMIVAKAVNMVRRMNIKIIGVVQNMSYVICPDCENKIRIFDSENTEDFLGKLNLKLLGELPMCSDIANISKKDVGIQNAVLDETISDITEKVILSVNEK; this is translated from the coding sequence ATACCTAACTGTGGAAATTGTCCTACAAAAGGGAATTGTAAAAACCAAGGGAATTGTATGATAGAAAATAATCCATATAATTTTGTAAAGAAAATAATAGGTGTGATGAGTGGAAAAGGAGGCGTTGGTAAATCAACGATATCTGCTCTTATTGCGGAAGAGTTAAATAAAAAAGGATATAAAGTAGGAATCCTGGATGCGGATATTACAGGACCTAGCATTCCAAGGCTCCTTAAAGTAAAAGATAAGAAAGCCCAGTCAAATGAACTGGGAATTATACCGGTTACAAATGAAAATGGAATAAAGGTTATGTCGCTGAATTTACTGATGGAGGATGAAGAACAGCCTGTTATATGGCGGGGGCCTTTAATTGCAGGGATGGTAAAACAATTCTGGACTAATGTCTTATGGGGCGACCTCGATTATCTTGTCATAGATATGCCTCCAGGGACGGGAGATGTTGCGCTAACGGTGATGCAGTCTATTCCTATTAATGGGATAGTGATGGTATCAGTACCTCAGGATTTAGTCTCCATGATAGTCGCAAAAGCAGTGAATATGGTTAGAAGAATGAATATCAAGATTATCGGTGTAGTCCAGAATATGAGTTATGTTATATGCCCTGATTGTGAAAATAAAATCAGAATATTTGATAGTGAGAATACAGAAGATTTTTTAGGCAAATTAAACTTAAAACTACTTGGTGAATTGCCTATGTGCAGCGATATAGCCAATATATCCAAGAAAGACGTAGGAATACAAAATGCAGTATTGGATGAGACAATAAGTGATATTACCGAAAAGGTGATACTTTCAGTAAATGAGAAATAA
- a CDS encoding DUF134 domain-containing protein codes for MPRPIKCRRVEFFPESTYFIPLGKRRNEVEEIILKVEELEAMRLKDIEGLSQEECAERMQVSRQTFQNIIDSARKKVAIALTQGNAIHISGGDYTSGLCRFKCLNCGEVYDLNYEHDKYTCPSCGSSEVICERKKRFCHRWCRK; via the coding sequence ATGCCAAGGCCTATAAAATGCAGAAGGGTTGAATTTTTTCCGGAAAGTACTTACTTCATACCCCTAGGAAAAAGAAGGAATGAAGTAGAGGAAATTATTCTTAAGGTTGAAGAACTTGAGGCTATGAGGTTAAAAGATATTGAAGGACTTAGCCAGGAAGAATGTGCCGAGAGGATGCAGGTTTCAAGACAGACTTTTCAAAACATTATAGACAGTGCAAGGAAGAAAGTAGCAATAGCGCTGACGCAAGGCAATGCAATACATATAAGCGGAGGGGATTATACTTCAGGTTTATGCCGATTTAAATGTTTAAATTGTGGTGAGGTTTATGATTTGAATTATGAACATGATAAATATACGTGCCCTTCTTGTGGTTCGAGTGAAGTGATTTGTGAGAGAAAGAAAAGGTTCTGCCATAGATGGTGTAGGAAATAG
- a CDS encoding four helix bundle protein, with protein MSQSLIVKDFKTLKVWQKANTLEQEIGELVKGFPGYEQYRLTDQIIRSSRSISANIAEGNTQLFIKRELFHANAALGSCGETRNHLLTAYQNNYISEEQYKILDEKFLEVIKMLYGYIKMLKSCLDNESVTIDP; from the coding sequence ATGAGTCAAAGTTTAATTGTAAAGGATTTTAAGACGCTTAAGGTTTGGCAAAAGGCGAATACATTGGAGCAGGAGATAGGGGAATTGGTTAAAGGGTTTCCAGGATATGAGCAGTATCGGCTTACTGACCAAATCATTAGAAGCAGTCGAAGTATTTCCGCAAACATAGCCGAAGGAAATACCCAACTGTTTATAAAGCGGGAATTATTCCATGCCAACGCTGCTCTTGGCAGTTGTGGCGAAACGAGAAACCATTTACTTACCGCATATCAGAACAACTATATAAGTGAAGAACAATACAAAATTTTAGATGAGAAATTCCTTGAAGTAATAAAAATGCTGTATGGCTATATAAAGATGTTAAAATCTTGTTTAGATAATGAATCAGTTACAATTGACCCCTAA
- a CDS encoding cyclic lactone autoinducer peptide: protein MLGVISSILFVVATLVSSTACFFFFYQPRTPKSLSK, encoded by the coding sequence ATGCTAGGTGTAATTTCATCAATCTTATTCGTAGTTGCAACATTAGTTTCCAGTACAGCGTGCTTCTTCTTCTTTTATCAACCAAGGACTCCAAAGTCACTAAGCAAGTAA
- a CDS encoding PP2C family protein-serine/threonine phosphatase, which translates to MLQSFGQRDKPCKNCTSRKAVFKGVTQIKEEIIQNKTFSVMSSPIKDDNGKVIAVVEVLRDISSLKELHKKIIDQNKKLKNELYMARKLQESLLPKDFSSDAVKYSYVYKPCEALGGDFLDIFEIDSDNIGLYIADVSGHGLLASMLTIFIRASINKNQKSPSAVLKQLFKEYNKTFNGNTEKYITVFYTIINTKDKTITYSNAGHNVAPILFNTYTGRFDLLRMPGIPISNWVENPDYQEKQITYEKNERLFLYSDGIIELKNSQNKQYGEERLLDILLKDTSPPESTLNKIMEDVSRFTRLSDFKKICDDITMILVEF; encoded by the coding sequence ATGCTACAAAGCTTTGGGCAGAGGGACAAGCCGTGCAAAAACTGTACTTCAAGAAAAGCTGTATTTAAGGGTGTTACCCAAATAAAAGAAGAAATAATTCAAAACAAAACTTTTTCTGTAATGAGCTCCCCTATAAAAGACGATAACGGAAAAGTTATAGCAGTAGTTGAAGTTCTCCGTGACATCTCCTCTTTAAAGGAACTGCACAAAAAAATAATTGACCAAAACAAAAAACTTAAAAATGAACTTTACATGGCAAGAAAACTCCAGGAAAGCCTTTTGCCAAAAGATTTTTCCTCTGATGCAGTAAAATATTCATATGTTTATAAGCCCTGTGAGGCACTTGGCGGGGACTTTTTGGATATATTTGAAATTGACAGTGATAATATAGGTCTTTACATTGCAGATGTATCCGGGCATGGTCTTTTAGCTTCAATGCTTACCATATTTATAAGGGCATCCATCAATAAAAACCAAAAATCTCCATCAGCAGTGCTAAAACAGCTGTTTAAAGAATATAACAAGACCTTTAACGGAAATACCGAAAAGTATATAACTGTTTTCTACACCATAATAAATACAAAAGACAAAACAATTACATATTCAAATGCAGGACATAATGTTGCACCTATTTTGTTTAACACTTATACCGGAAGATTTGATTTATTAAGAATGCCGGGAATACCTATAAGCAACTGGGTGGAAAATCCGGATTATCAAGAAAAGCAAATAACTTACGAAAAAAATGAGCGGCTTTTTCTTTATTCAGATGGTATCATTGAATTAAAAAACAGTCAAAACAAGCAATATGGTGAGGAAAGGCTTTTGGATATACTGCTTAAAGACACTTCCCCTCCCGAATCCACTTTAAATAAAATAATGGAGGATGTATCCCGGTTTACCAGGCTCAGTGATTTTAAAAAAATATGCGATGATATTACCATGATACTTGTGGAATTTTAG
- a CDS encoding ParM/StbA family protein produces the protein MSNRILLGLDNGNKCTKTSEGYISASGFTKFDYEPISTNNLLVYEGKFYSIGSNRLCVQMDKTVNQDAFILSLPAIADAIDSAGVEGDVDVIIGVGLPIVNYGIFKKKFREYFLRQNIEFNFNKKDYKVDIVNCKVYPQGYASLITVFNNYRNILCNIIDIGGYTVDIFRVENGMIDSKSCYSLPDGIITLIANVQQELLKMNIRLTEGQVQDIIAGKEPVIFEADVKEIVEAIAKEYTENLLSKIQEYGFEFRNATVFTGGGSMLLKRYIEESSRVKYADFLDQFANARGYKILLEQELRR, from the coding sequence ATGAGCAATAGGATTTTATTAGGTCTTGATAATGGTAACAAATGTACAAAAACAAGCGAAGGTTATATTAGCGCGTCTGGTTTTACTAAATTTGACTATGAACCAATCTCAACTAATAATTTGTTAGTTTATGAAGGTAAATTTTATAGTATAGGCAGCAATAGACTGTGTGTTCAAATGGACAAAACAGTCAACCAAGATGCTTTCATCTTGTCTTTACCAGCAATAGCAGATGCAATAGATAGTGCAGGAGTAGAAGGAGATGTGGATGTAATCATTGGAGTTGGGCTCCCGATAGTCAATTATGGAATTTTTAAGAAAAAGTTTCGAGAATACTTTTTAAGGCAGAACATAGAATTTAATTTTAATAAAAAAGATTATAAAGTAGATATTGTTAATTGCAAAGTATATCCTCAAGGGTATGCTTCACTTATTACGGTATTTAATAACTATAGGAATATCCTATGCAACATAATAGACATTGGTGGCTATACTGTTGATATTTTTAGAGTTGAGAACGGTATGATTGATAGTAAATCATGTTACTCACTTCCTGATGGAATCATTACGTTAATTGCAAATGTTCAACAGGAACTATTAAAAATGAACATCAGGCTTACTGAAGGCCAGGTACAGGATATAATAGCAGGCAAAGAACCAGTCATTTTTGAAGCGGATGTTAAAGAAATAGTTGAAGCCATAGCAAAAGAGTACACAGAAAATTTATTATCGAAAATCCAAGAGTATGGGTTTGAATTTCGCAACGCTACTGTTTTTACTGGCGGGGGAAGTATGTTACTAAAGAGATACATCGAAGAATCCAGTAGAGTAAAATATGCGGATTTTCTTGACCAGTTTGCCAATGCACGTGGTTATAAGATTCTACTTGAGCAGGAATTAAGAAGGTGA
- the dnaX gene encoding DNA polymerase III subunit gamma/tau, translating into MSYLALYRKWRPMTFKDVVEQEHVMKTLTNSVITGRIAHAYLFCGTRGTGKTTTAKIFSRAVNCLNPVEGDPCNKCEICQGILNGSILDVIEIDAASNNSVDNIRDIRDEVVYTPSKAKYRVYIIDEVHMLSTGAFNALLKTLEEPPSHVIFILATTEPHKLPATILSRCQRFDFRRIPVESIAKRVEYIAGESGVKIQREASILIAKLSDGALRDAISILDQCISLGKEELTHEDVLKITGIVKDTFISETVEYIINRQVEDVLKQIDRLVMDGKSISQFVSDLIFYYRNLLICSTTKNPEEIIDASEDAIGRMKEQCKMLETFEMVAAIKELSALEASLKWSAHPRILLETALIKLSEESLNLKGSFIAERVNSLEKKLSDLLAKGISIKGDSGAGKNLEGAKEFSKGYDSEEGGKASKNAGEKKGGLNQRTAGSMKGLEVWKDVLKEIKDFGRMSLYIWLMNTKIVEIDDRFIGVVFSKGQESVKDMFLKMPENIEFVEEKLCEHLGRKVKIKCIDAAEIIDNKNEEKDEFLKKAEIIAKEFDAGLNIIDE; encoded by the coding sequence ATGTCTTATTTAGCTCTTTATAGAAAGTGGCGTCCTATGACCTTTAAGGACGTTGTTGAACAGGAACATGTTATGAAAACCCTGACTAATTCCGTCATTACGGGCAGGATAGCTCATGCATACCTTTTTTGTGGGACAAGGGGTACAGGAAAGACTACAACTGCCAAAATTTTTTCCAGGGCTGTAAATTGCCTGAACCCTGTGGAGGGAGATCCTTGCAATAAGTGTGAAATATGCCAGGGCATTCTAAACGGTAGTATTTTAGATGTAATAGAAATAGACGCTGCTTCAAACAACAGTGTGGACAATATACGTGATATAAGGGATGAAGTGGTTTATACACCTTCTAAAGCAAAATACCGTGTTTATATAATAGATGAGGTTCACATGCTTTCCACCGGGGCTTTTAATGCCCTTTTAAAGACTTTGGAAGAACCTCCGTCCCATGTGATTTTTATACTGGCTACTACAGAGCCTCACAAGCTTCCGGCTACAATATTGTCCAGGTGCCAAAGGTTTGATTTCAGGAGAATTCCTGTAGAAAGCATTGCAAAGAGAGTGGAGTACATTGCCGGAGAGAGCGGGGTTAAAATTCAAAGAGAGGCATCAATTCTCATTGCAAAACTTTCAGACGGAGCTCTAAGGGATGCCATTAGTATTTTGGACCAGTGTATTTCACTGGGTAAGGAAGAGCTTACCCATGAAGATGTTTTAAAAATAACCGGGATAGTCAAAGATACTTTTATCTCTGAAACGGTGGAATATATAATAAACAGACAGGTGGAAGATGTTTTAAAGCAGATAGACAGGCTTGTTATGGATGGGAAAAGCATCAGCCAGTTTGTATCTGATTTGATTTTTTATTATAGAAATCTTCTTATTTGCAGTACAACTAAAAATCCGGAGGAAATAATTGATGCATCAGAAGATGCAATCGGAAGAATGAAAGAGCAGTGTAAGATGCTAGAGACATTTGAAATGGTAGCTGCAATTAAAGAACTGTCTGCTTTAGAAGCTTCCTTAAAATGGTCAGCCCATCCAAGGATTTTACTTGAGACTGCACTTATAAAATTGTCTGAGGAGAGTTTAAATTTAAAGGGCTCATTTATAGCAGAAAGAGTAAACTCTTTAGAGAAAAAGCTATCTGATCTTCTGGCTAAAGGGATTTCCATAAAAGGGGATTCAGGTGCGGGGAAGAATCTTGAAGGGGCAAAAGAGTTTTCTAAAGGTTATGACAGTGAAGAAGGTGGCAAGGCTTCTAAAAATGCCGGCGAAAAAAAAGGCGGCTTGAATCAAAGGACAGCTGGAAGCATGAAGGGACTTGAGGTTTGGAAAGATGTGCTAAAGGAAATTAAAGACTTTGGAAGAATGTCATTGTATATATGGCTTATGAATACAAAAATTGTTGAGATTGATGACAGGTTTATAGGAGTGGTGTTTAGCAAGGGACAGGAATCTGTAAAGGATATGTTTTTAAAAATGCCTGAAAATATTGAATTTGTCGAGGAAAAATTGTGTGAACATTTAGGAAGAAAAGTGAAAATTAAATGTATTGATGCAGCAGAAATAATTGATAATAAAAATGAAGAAAAGGACGAATTTCTAAAAAAGGCAGAGATCATTGCAAAAGAGTTTGATGCCGGTTTAAATATAATTGATGAATAA
- a CDS encoding STAS domain-containing protein yields the protein MKIEVKEVDSVKVIKLTGQVRISTQNEFKDLLDNVAKENEGKPVVISMDGVAYMNSAGLGIIIDTYKKFKEKKGRMILCNLTPDITKLFEVTRLDRFIEIYDTENEALASLN from the coding sequence ATGAAGATTGAAGTAAAAGAGGTGGACAGTGTAAAAGTCATCAAGCTTACAGGGCAGGTTAGGATTTCAACTCAGAACGAATTTAAGGATTTGCTTGACAATGTAGCAAAAGAAAATGAAGGAAAGCCGGTTGTAATTAGTATGGACGGGGTAGCATACATGAACAGTGCAGGATTGGGAATAATAATTGATACTTATAAGAAATTTAAAGAGAAAAAGGGAAGAATGATACTCTGCAACCTTACGCCAGATATAACTAAGTTGTTTGAGGTAACAAGGCTTGATAGATTTATAGAAATTTACGATACTGAAAATGAAGCTTTAGCAAGTTTGAATTAA
- a CDS encoding YbaB/EbfC family nucleoid-associated protein yields MAKGRFPGMGGNMANLMKQAQKMQKEMEKLQEELKDREVEASAGGGAVTVVATGRKEIKDITIKPEVIDPDDVEMLQDLILAAANEALRKADEMVTNEMSKITGGIAGIPGLF; encoded by the coding sequence ATGGCAAAAGGCAGATTCCCGGGAATGGGCGGAAATATGGCTAATCTTATGAAACAGGCACAAAAAATGCAGAAGGAAATGGAGAAGCTGCAAGAAGAGCTTAAAGACAGAGAGGTGGAAGCTTCTGCAGGAGGCGGGGCGGTTACTGTTGTGGCAACAGGCAGAAAAGAAATTAAGGATATAACTATAAAACCTGAAGTGATAGATCCTGATGATGTTGAAATGCTGCAAGACCTTATTTTAGCTGCAGCAAATGAAGCTTTGAGAAAAGCTGATGAGATGGTAACTAATGAAATGAGTAAAATAACAGGCGGAATAGCCGGAATACCAGGTTTGTTTTAA